A window of the Streptomyces formicae genome harbors these coding sequences:
- a CDS encoding Rne/Rng family ribonuclease gives MLEPNDPGTTGDNTEENENSTPSDTLPPRRRRRAASRPAGPPTAAVPVETVTDVTASVAAAIPGAEAEAPATVSAPEPIAVPVPVAEPTAEAAEAPAPRARRRATRKVTAPAGAPAAGEAVAEAAELAVATEPAEPAVTPVAEEAAPRARRRATRKATAPAGAPASVAATDEDAVATDEDIEEGAVSETAAETGAAEAPARRTRRRATAPAGTPQTAEAEPIAVTEEAVTAEADSEEAAATAEEAPRGRTRRRATRRAAVPAEEQPAAEEPAGEESAAEQAEEAPRGRTRRRATRRVSAPAGAPEAAEAGETAAVEEPAAEESAAEQAEEAPRGRTRRRATRRVGTPVQEDEALTGGESLPADSLAQIAADEAEVEAAERAASRGRTRRASAPQFTAQPARAEKAAKAEKAEKAEKPEQAEEPEQPAARGRRATRPAVAVFQAPVFTEPMFQTPETAAAAAAAEATEVTEEEEAEQPAPVAETPSRRRRRRRGEPAAAVEAAETEPADEAEVEAEEPEAEEADEYEDRPSRRRRRGGRRRRRGEAAEAEETEAAEGPEAEEGEEAEAEDEDADEEDEAEAGTPSAPGTSSSRRRRRRRRRSGEAADTEPGTDEPERTVVKIREPRAKTEPSDEVQSIKGSTRLEAKKQRRREGREQGRRRVPIITEAEFLARREAVERVMVVRQNGERTQIGVLEDNVLVEHYVNKEQSTSYVGNVYLGKVQNVLPSMEAAFVDIGKGRNAVLYAGEVNFEALGLANGPRRIETALKSGQSVLVQVTKDPIGHKGARLTSQVSLPGRYLVYVPEGSMTGISRKLPDTERARLKTILKKIVPEDAGVIVRTAAEGASEDELRRDVERLQAQWEEIQKKAKNGNAPTLLYGEPDMTVRVVRDIFNEDFSKVIVSGGEAWDTIHGYVSHVAPDLADRLNRWTSEVDVFATYRIDEQLMKALDRKVWLPSGGSLVIDKTEAMIVVDVNTGKFTGQGGNLEETVTRNNLEAAEEIVRQLRLRDLGGIVVIDFIDMVLESNRDLVLRRLLECLGRDRTKHQVAEVTSLGLVQMTRKRVGQGLLESFSETCVHCNGRGVIVHMEQPATTGGGGGGKRAKKRGRGGAEHVHEHEVFVEAPGAEAPPAEELETEAEVAAEAAAPVALPEPAFAPDEELYGSVAEAEAAVRGRGRRRATRKATAPAGAPKQAERVREEAVEAAPAAEPQPRPEAVAAAVAEEAAPAGRTRRRATRKATAPAGSPKGTETPVEIVTEVPAEAPAPAVEAPAAPEAEPAAAAPRARRRVTRKVTAPAGSPSGAEEAAVVVVAAAPQAEPEAEAAAAADAEEAAPAKKAARKTAKKATAKKAATKKTAAKKTAAKKTTAKKATKAATKKTAAAEQQALPSVTASAAASVES, from the coding sequence ATGCTCGAGCCGAACGACCCCGGTACGACCGGGGACAACACCGAAGAGAACGAGAATTCCACCCCTAGCGACACGCTGCCCCCGCGCCGCAGGCGCCGCGCAGCGTCCCGCCCGGCAGGGCCGCCGACGGCCGCCGTGCCGGTGGAGACGGTCACCGATGTGACCGCATCCGTTGCCGCGGCCATACCGGGAGCGGAGGCCGAGGCCCCCGCGACTGTTTCCGCCCCTGAGCCCATCGCCGTGCCCGTGCCTGTTGCCGAGCCGACCGCCGAGGCCGCTGAGGCGCCTGCGCCGCGTGCGCGCCGTCGTGCGACGCGCAAGGTGACCGCCCCTGCGGGTGCGCCCGCGGCCGGCGAGGCCGTCGCCGAGGCCGCTGAGCTCGCCGTAGCCACTGAGCCTGCCGAGCCCGCCGTGACGCCTGTCGCCGAGGAGGCCGCGCCGCGTGCGCGCCGTCGTGCGACGCGCAAGGCGACCGCCCCCGCCGGGGCGCCCGCTTCGGTGGCGGCGACCGACGAAGACGCCGTCGCGACCGACGAAGACATTGAGGAAGGTGCCGTGAGCGAGACCGCCGCGGAGACCGGGGCCGCTGAGGCGCCCGCGCGCCGTACCCGCCGCAGGGCGACCGCCCCGGCCGGTACGCCGCAGACGGCCGAGGCCGAGCCCATCGCCGTGACCGAAGAGGCCGTGACCGCAGAGGCCGACTCCGAGGAAGCAGCCGCGACGGCGGAGGAGGCTCCGCGCGGGCGTACGCGCCGCCGGGCCACGCGCCGCGCTGCCGTCCCCGCCGAAGAGCAGCCCGCAGCCGAAGAGCCCGCTGGCGAGGAGAGCGCCGCCGAGCAGGCGGAGGAGGCGCCCCGTGGGCGTACCCGCCGGCGTGCGACCCGCAGGGTGAGCGCCCCCGCCGGGGCGCCCGAGGCCGCCGAGGCCGGAGAGACGGCCGCCGTCGAGGAGCCCGCTGCCGAGGAGAGCGCCGCCGAGCAGGCGGAGGAGGCCCCGCGCGGGCGTACCCGCCGCCGTGCCACCCGCCGGGTCGGCACGCCCGTCCAGGAGGACGAGGCCCTGACGGGCGGCGAATCGCTGCCCGCGGACTCCCTCGCCCAGATCGCCGCCGACGAGGCCGAGGTCGAGGCGGCCGAGCGAGCCGCTTCCCGCGGCCGTACGCGCCGTGCCTCCGCGCCGCAGTTCACCGCCCAGCCCGCCCGGGCCGAGAAGGCGGCCAAGGCCGAGAAGGCCGAGAAGGCGGAGAAGCCCGAGCAGGCTGAGGAGCCCGAGCAGCCCGCCGCCCGCGGGCGCCGTGCCACCAGGCCCGCCGTCGCCGTCTTCCAGGCGCCGGTCTTCACCGAGCCGATGTTCCAGACGCCGGAGACCGCCGCTGCCGCGGCCGCCGCCGAGGCCACCGAGGTGACCGAGGAGGAAGAGGCCGAGCAGCCCGCGCCGGTCGCCGAGACCCCCTCGCGCCGTCGCAGGCGCCGCCGGGGCGAGCCCGCCGCGGCCGTGGAGGCCGCCGAGACCGAGCCCGCGGACGAGGCCGAGGTCGAGGCGGAGGAGCCGGAGGCCGAGGAGGCCGACGAGTACGAGGACCGTCCCTCGCGCCGCCGCCGCCGTGGTGGCCGCCGCCGCCGTCGTGGCGAGGCCGCCGAGGCGGAGGAGACCGAGGCCGCCGAGGGGCCGGAGGCCGAAGAGGGCGAGGAGGCCGAAGCCGAGGACGAGGACGCCGACGAGGAGGACGAAGCCGAGGCGGGCACGCCGTCCGCGCCCGGCACCAGCAGCAGCCGCCGGCGCCGGCGTCGCCGCCGTCGCAGCGGTGAGGCCGCCGACACCGAGCCCGGCACCGACGAGCCGGAGCGTACGGTCGTCAAGATCCGCGAGCCCCGTGCCAAGACGGAGCCGTCGGACGAGGTGCAGTCCATCAAGGGCTCGACCCGTCTGGAGGCGAAGAAGCAGCGCCGCCGCGAGGGCCGCGAGCAGGGCCGCCGCCGGGTGCCGATCATCACCGAGGCGGAGTTCCTGGCGCGCCGCGAGGCCGTCGAGCGCGTCATGGTCGTCCGGCAGAACGGCGAGCGCACCCAGATCGGCGTCCTCGAGGACAACGTGCTCGTCGAGCACTACGTCAACAAGGAGCAGTCGACCTCGTACGTCGGCAACGTCTACCTGGGCAAGGTGCAGAACGTCCTGCCGTCGATGGAGGCCGCCTTCGTCGACATCGGCAAGGGCCGCAACGCCGTCCTGTACGCCGGCGAGGTCAACTTCGAGGCGCTCGGGCTCGCCAACGGCCCGCGCCGGATCGAGACCGCGCTCAAGTCCGGCCAGTCCGTCCTCGTCCAGGTGACGAAGGACCCGATCGGCCACAAGGGCGCCCGCCTCACCAGCCAGGTCTCGCTCCCCGGCCGCTACCTGGTCTACGTGCCCGAGGGCTCGATGACCGGTATCAGCCGCAAGCTGCCCGACACCGAGCGCGCCCGGCTGAAGACCATCCTCAAGAAGATCGTCCCCGAGGACGCGGGCGTCATCGTGCGCACCGCCGCGGAGGGCGCCAGCGAGGACGAGCTGCGCCGCGACGTCGAGCGGCTCCAGGCGCAGTGGGAGGAGATCCAGAAGAAGGCGAAGAACGGCAACGCCCCGACCCTGCTCTACGGCGAGCCGGACATGACCGTCCGGGTCGTCCGCGACATCTTCAACGAGGACTTCTCCAAGGTCATCGTCAGCGGCGGCGAGGCGTGGGACACCATCCACGGCTACGTCTCGCATGTCGCGCCCGACCTGGCGGACCGGCTGAACCGCTGGACCTCCGAGGTCGACGTCTTCGCGACGTACCGCATCGACGAGCAGCTCATGAAGGCGCTGGACCGGAAGGTCTGGCTGCCTTCCGGCGGCTCGCTGGTGATCGACAAGACCGAGGCGATGATCGTCGTCGACGTCAACACCGGCAAGTTCACCGGCCAGGGCGGCAACCTCGAGGAGACCGTCACCAGGAACAACCTGGAGGCGGCCGAGGAGATCGTGCGCCAGCTGCGCCTGCGCGACCTGGGCGGCATCGTCGTCATCGACTTCATCGACATGGTGCTGGAGTCCAACCGGGACCTGGTGCTGCGGCGCCTGCTGGAGTGCCTGGGCCGGGACCGTACGAAGCACCAGGTGGCCGAGGTCACCTCGCTGGGCCTCGTCCAGATGACCCGTAAGCGGGTCGGCCAGGGTCTGCTGGAGTCGTTCTCGGAGACCTGCGTCCACTGCAACGGCCGCGGTGTCATCGTGCACATGGAGCAGCCGGCCACCACGGGCGGCGGCGGTGGCGGCAAGCGCGCCAAGAAGCGCGGCCGTGGCGGTGCCGAGCACGTCCACGAGCACGAGGTCTTCGTCGAGGCGCCGGGTGCCGAGGCCCCGCCCGCCGAGGAGCTGGAGACCGAGGCCGAGGTGGCGGCGGAGGCCGCCGCTCCGGTGGCGCTGCCCGAGCCCGCCTTCGCCCCGGACGAGGAGCTGTACGGCAGCGTCGCCGAGGCCGAGGCGGCCGTGCGGGGCCGTGGCCGCCGCCGGGCGACCCGTAAGGCGACCGCCCCGGCGGGTGCGCCGAAGCAGGCCGAGCGGGTGCGGGAGGAGGCCGTCGAGGCGGCCCCCGCCGCCGAGCCGCAGCCCCGGCCCGAGGCCGTTGCCGCTGCCGTCGCGGAGGAGGCGGCCCCCGCGGGCCGGACCCGCCGCCGGGCGACGCGTAAGGCGACGGCCCCGGCCGGTTCGCCGAAGGGGACCGAGACCCCCGTCGAGATCGTGACCGAGGTTCCCGCCGAGGCCCCGGCCCCGGCCGTGGAGGCTCCTGCGGCTCCCGAGGCCGAGCCGGCAGCCGCCGCTCCGCGCGCCCGTCGCCGGGTGACCCGCAAGGTCACCGCCCCGGCCGGTTCGCCGTCCGGTGCGGAGGAGGCCGCGGTCGTCGTGGTCGCCGCCGCTCCCCAGGCGGAGCCCGAGGCCGAGGCCGCCGCCGCGGCGGACGCCGAGGAGGCCGCCCCGGCCAAGAAGGCGGCGCGCAAGACCGCCAAGAAGGCCACGGCGAAGAAGGCCGCCACCAAGAAGACGGCGGCCAAGAAGACCGCGGCCAAGAAGACGACCGCGAAGAAGGCCACCAAGGCGGCCACCAAGAAGACCGCCGCGGCGGAGCAGCAGGCGCTGCCCTCCGTGACGGCGTCCGCGGCCGCTTCGGTCGAAAGCTGA
- a CDS encoding DegT/DnrJ/EryC1/StrS family aminotransferase, giving the protein MPSSNAQPIPAARPVIGEEEIEAAVRVLRSGRVVQGPEVAAFEEGFSELVEGRHCVAVNSGTSALHLLLMALGIGPGDEVIVPSFSFAASANAVRLVGADVVFADIEADTYCLSPAAVEAAITPRTAAIMPVHLYGHPAAMDKIMAIAEKHKLAVVEDACQAHAAALNGTPVGAFGSGGTFSFYPTKNMHSLEGGMISTADAEIARTLRLLRNQGMEQRYANEIVGANMRMTDVAAAVGRVQLAKLPGWTEQRIANAAYLSANITAPNVVTPVVAEGARHIYHQYTVRVRGDRDAFMAQLTEAGVGNAVYYPTPIHRLKPYWEPDQKAGRDWDLPETERAAAEVVSLPVHPSLTEGDLERIVTAVNALGENL; this is encoded by the coding sequence ATGCCGAGCAGCAACGCGCAGCCCATCCCTGCTGCCCGCCCGGTCATCGGTGAAGAAGAGATCGAGGCCGCCGTACGCGTACTGCGCAGCGGTCGGGTCGTACAGGGCCCTGAGGTGGCCGCGTTCGAGGAGGGCTTCTCGGAGCTCGTGGAGGGCCGCCACTGCGTGGCCGTCAACTCCGGTACCTCCGCGCTGCACCTCCTTCTGATGGCTCTTGGCATCGGCCCGGGTGACGAGGTGATCGTTCCTTCGTTCTCCTTCGCCGCCTCGGCGAACGCGGTCCGCCTCGTCGGCGCCGACGTCGTCTTCGCCGACATCGAGGCCGACACGTACTGCCTCTCGCCGGCCGCCGTCGAGGCCGCCATCACCCCCCGCACTGCCGCGATCATGCCGGTGCACCTGTACGGCCACCCCGCCGCGATGGACAAGATCATGGCCATCGCCGAGAAGCACAAGCTCGCCGTCGTCGAGGACGCCTGCCAGGCGCACGCGGCCGCGCTGAACGGCACGCCCGTCGGCGCGTTCGGCTCCGGCGGCACGTTCAGCTTCTACCCGACCAAGAACATGCACAGCCTCGAGGGCGGCATGATCTCCACGGCCGACGCCGAGATCGCCCGCACCCTGCGCCTGCTGCGCAACCAGGGCATGGAGCAGCGCTACGCCAACGAGATCGTCGGCGCCAACATGCGCATGACGGACGTCGCCGCCGCCGTCGGCCGCGTCCAGCTCGCCAAGCTCCCCGGCTGGACCGAGCAGCGCATCGCCAACGCCGCCTACCTGTCGGCGAACATCACCGCGCCGAACGTCGTGACGCCGGTGGTCGCCGAGGGTGCGCGCCACATCTACCACCAGTACACGGTCCGCGTCCGCGGTGACCGCGACGCCTTCATGGCGCAGCTCACCGAGGCGGGCGTCGGCAACGCCGTCTACTACCCGACCCCCATCCACCGGCTGAAGCCGTACTGGGAGCCGGACCAGAAGGCCGGCCGCGACTGGGACCTGCCCGAGACCGAGCGCGCGGCCGCCGAGGTCGTCTCGCTCCCCGTCCACCCCTCCCTCACCGAGGGCGATCTTGAGCGCATCGTCACTGCTGTGAACGCGCTGGGAGAGAACCTGTGA
- a CDS encoding TIGR03936 family radical SAM-associated protein, which yields MQRIRLRYTKRGRLRFTSHRDFQRAFERALRRAEVPMAYSAGFTPHPKASYANAAPTGTGSEAEYLEIALTEPRDPEKLRILLDESLPAGLDVTDAVEARTSGLADRLTASVWELRLDGVTVEDAEKAVESFLAAGTVEVQRRTKNGMRTFDARGAVAGLRADSPQPDRPGQGPCAILRLVVRHVTPAVRPDDVLSGLRAVADLAPPVPAAVTRLAQGLFDEESGTVTDPLAPDREAVTAAPADRSGVAVPAAAKAPEGSA from the coding sequence GTGCAGCGCATCCGACTGCGCTACACCAAGCGCGGCCGCCTCCGGTTCACCAGCCACCGCGACTTCCAGCGCGCCTTCGAGCGGGCGCTGCGCCGCGCCGAGGTGCCGATGGCCTACTCGGCGGGCTTCACCCCGCACCCGAAGGCGTCGTACGCGAACGCCGCGCCCACCGGCACGGGCTCGGAGGCCGAGTACCTGGAGATCGCGCTCACCGAGCCCCGGGACCCGGAGAAGCTGCGGATCCTGCTCGACGAGTCGCTGCCGGCCGGGCTGGACGTCACGGACGCGGTCGAGGCGCGTACGTCGGGTCTGGCGGACCGGCTGACCGCGTCGGTCTGGGAGCTGCGGCTCGACGGCGTCACCGTCGAGGACGCGGAGAAGGCCGTCGAGTCCTTCCTCGCGGCCGGAACGGTGGAGGTCCAGCGCCGGACGAAGAACGGCATGCGCACCTTCGACGCACGGGGTGCCGTGGCCGGGCTCCGGGCGGACTCTCCACAGCCTGATAGGCCCGGACAGGGCCCCTGTGCGATACTGCGGCTGGTTGTGCGGCACGTGACACCCGCCGTTCGACCCGACGACGTCCTGTCCGGTCTCCGAGCTGTGGCCGACCTGGCGCCGCCGGTCCCCGCAGCGGTGACCAGGCTGGCGCAGGGGCTCTTCGACGAGGAGTCCGGCACGGTGACCGACCCGCTCGCGCCCGACCGCGAGGCAGTCACGGCCGCCCCAGCCGATCGCTCAGGGGTCGCCGTACCCGCCGCCGCGAAGGCGCCGGAAGGTTCCGCGTAA